In one Ornithorhynchus anatinus isolate Pmale09 chromosome 19, mOrnAna1.pri.v4, whole genome shotgun sequence genomic region, the following are encoded:
- the LOC103165674 gene encoding proteoglycan 4 encodes MSQQPQQGKHPAHPRTPEPAHPKLPTTCHPKTPEPGHPKAPEPAHPKLPATCHPKTPERGHPKPPEPTHPKAPEPAHPKLPSTCHPKTPEPGHPKTPEPAHPKAPEAAHPKAPEPAHPKLPSTCHPKIPEPGHPKTPEPAHPKAPEPGHPKAPEPAHPKLPVTCHPKTPEQGHPKAPEPAHPKAPEPAHPKLPSTCHPKTPEPGHPKTPEPAHPKAPEPAHPKAPEPGHPKTPEPAHPKLPATCHPKIPEPGHPKAPEPAHPKAPEPAHPKAPEPAHPKGPEPGHPKAPQPGHPKAPEPGHPKTPMPCSPPTHHKAPPAQQMPQPKNK; translated from the coding sequence ATGTCTCAGCAGCCCCAGCAGGGCAAGCATCCGGCCCACCCGAGGACGCCGGAGCCGGCCCACCCAAAGTTGCCCACAACATGCCACCCGAAGACTCCAGAGCCGGGCCACCCGAAGGCTCCTGAGCCGGCCCACCCCAAGTTGCCCGCGACGTGCCACCCGAAGACTCCAGAACGGGGCCACCCGAAGCCTCCTGAGCCGACCCACCCGAAGGCTCCAGAGCCGGCCCACCCCAAGTTGCCCTCGACGTGCCACCCGAAGACTCCAGAGCCGGGCCACCCGAAGACTCCAGAGCCGGCCCACCCGAAGGCTCCAGAGGCGGCCCACCCGAAGGCTCCAGAGCCGGCCCACCCCAAGTTGCCCTCGACGTGCCACCCGAAGATTCCAGAGCCGGGCCACCCGAAAACTCCGGAGCCGGCCCACCCGAAGGCTCCAGAGCCGGGCCACCCGAAGGCTCCAGAGCCGGCCCACCCCAAGTTGCCCGTAACATGCCACCCGAAGACTCCAGAACAGGGCCACCCGAAGGCTCCTGAGCCGGCCCACCCGAAGGCTCCAGAGCCGGCCCACCCCAAGTTGCCCTCGACGTGCCACCCGAAGACTCCAGAGCCGGGCCACCCGAAAACTCCGGAGCCGGCCCACCCGAAGGCTCCAGAGCCGGCCCACCCGAAGGCTCCAGAGCCGGGCCACCCGAAGACTCCAGAGCCGGCCCACCCCAAGTTGCCCGCAACGTGCCACCCGAAGATCCCTGAGCCGGGTCACCCGAAGGCTCCAGAGCCAGCCCATCCTAAGGCTCCGGAGCCGGCCCACCCCAAGGCTCCCGAACCGGCCCACCCCAAGGGTCCCGAACCGGGCCACCCCAAGGCTCCCCAACCAGGCCACCCTAAGGCTCCCGAACCGGGCCACCCTAAAACCCCAATGCCATGCTCACCTCCCACCCATCATAAAGCCCCCCCAGCCCAGCAGATGCCCCAACCCAAGAACAAGTAG